From Actinoplanes oblitus, a single genomic window includes:
- a CDS encoding MFS transporter, whose product MNAQDTPQTGHPRRWAILGVLVISLLVVVLDNTVLNVALRIISDPQRGLGATQSQLEWAINSYTLVFAGLLFTAGILADRLGRRITLTVGLVLFGIASLISAYADSPDQLIAARAVMGLGAAAVMPATLSIIANVFEPKERGRAIGVWAGAVGLAVALGPILGGFLLEHFWWGSVFLINVPIVIAGVALVLTLVPESRDPKPGRIDVLGVLLSIVGLTLLTYGVIKGGEDGFGDTLSWAPLASGVLVLAGFVLYQSRIEFPSLDVKLFRNRQFSASTSMIGLVFFAAMGAMFFGAFYLQLVRGYGPLASGALFVPFAVGQMVFAPISSTMVKRFGPKLVSTVGLLLVALGLAAWLPIGADTPIAVVALAFFVQGVGMANVMPPATESIMSALPREKAGVGSAVSNTIRQLGGALGVAVLGAVLSSVYRDNLGAATDGLPGPAADAARESISGAYAVAEQAGPAGPALIDGANQAFVTAMHWATAGGLVFALLGALVAALFLPGKRPAGRHTPVLAEEQGVALVEA is encoded by the coding sequence ATGAACGCGCAAGACACACCCCAGACCGGGCATCCCCGGCGCTGGGCCATCCTCGGCGTGCTGGTCATCAGCCTGCTGGTGGTGGTGCTCGACAACACCGTGCTGAACGTGGCACTCCGGATCATCTCCGACCCGCAGCGTGGCCTCGGCGCCACGCAGAGCCAGCTCGAGTGGGCCATCAACTCGTACACGCTGGTCTTCGCCGGCCTGCTGTTCACCGCCGGCATCCTGGCCGACCGGCTGGGCCGCCGGATCACCCTGACCGTGGGCCTGGTGCTGTTCGGCATCGCGTCGCTGATCTCGGCGTACGCCGACTCGCCCGACCAGCTGATCGCCGCCCGCGCGGTGATGGGCCTGGGCGCCGCCGCCGTCATGCCGGCCACCCTGTCGATCATCGCCAACGTCTTCGAGCCGAAGGAGCGCGGGCGCGCCATCGGGGTCTGGGCCGGCGCCGTCGGTCTCGCCGTGGCCCTCGGCCCGATCCTCGGCGGTTTCCTGCTGGAGCACTTCTGGTGGGGCTCGGTCTTCCTGATCAACGTGCCGATCGTGATCGCCGGCGTGGCGCTGGTCCTCACCCTGGTGCCGGAGTCGCGCGACCCCAAGCCGGGCCGCATCGACGTGCTCGGCGTGCTGCTCTCCATCGTCGGCCTGACCCTGCTCACCTACGGCGTGATCAAGGGCGGCGAGGACGGCTTCGGCGACACCCTGTCCTGGGCCCCGCTCGCCTCCGGCGTGCTGGTGCTGGCCGGCTTCGTGCTCTACCAGAGCCGCATCGAGTTCCCGTCGCTGGACGTCAAGCTCTTCCGCAACCGGCAGTTCTCCGCCTCCACTTCCATGATCGGCCTGGTCTTCTTCGCGGCCATGGGCGCGATGTTCTTCGGCGCGTTCTACCTGCAGCTGGTCCGCGGCTACGGTCCGCTCGCCTCCGGCGCGCTGTTCGTCCCGTTCGCCGTCGGTCAGATGGTCTTCGCCCCGATCAGCTCCACCATGGTGAAGCGGTTCGGCCCGAAGCTGGTCAGCACGGTCGGTCTGCTGCTGGTGGCGCTCGGCCTGGCCGCCTGGCTGCCGATCGGCGCGGACACCCCGATCGCCGTCGTCGCCCTCGCGTTCTTCGTCCAGGGCGTCGGCATGGCGAACGTGATGCCGCCGGCCACCGAGTCGATCATGTCGGCGCTGCCCCGGGAGAAGGCCGGCGTCGGCTCCGCGGTCAGCAACACCATCCGTCAGCTCGGTGGCGCCCTCGGCGTCGCGGTCCTGGGCGCGGTCCTCTCCTCGGTCTACCGCGACAACCTGGGCGCGGCCACCGACGGCCTGCCCGGCCCGGCGGCCGACGCGGCCCGCGAGTCCATCTCCGGCGCGTACGCGGTGGCCGAGCAGGCCGGCCCGGCCGGTCCCGCGCTGATCGACGGCGCCAACCAGGCGTTCGTCACCGCCATGCACTGGGCGACCGCCGGTGGGCTGGTCTTCGCTCTGCTGGGCGCGCTCGTCGCGGCGCTCTTCCTGCCCGGCAAGCGCCCGGCCGGCCGGCACACCCCGGTGCTGGCCGAGGAGCAGGGCGTGGCCCTGGTCGAGGCATGA
- a CDS encoding ABC transporter ATP-binding protein, whose protein sequence is MNVLEFDRLRVTIGNRPILREVTLAVRPGEAVGLVGESGSGKSITVRSVLRMLPAGATAEGSVRLLGAEIGELDRAALRRVRSHDVAMVFQDPRATVNPVRTIGDFLTEVLRDQGVSRRDAGRRAAGLLADVGVDHVGRRMRQRPHELSGGLLQRVVIAAALATEPKLILADEPTTALDVTTQEEVVAILGEQRHQRNAALLFVSHDLELAAAVCDRIAVMYAGEIVEILPAARLHEDARHPYTRALLRSRPGTVPPGSRLRTVPGIPQAAFDAPAGCVFADRCGHATPHCFSVRPEPRPAGAGLAACHLLGEPHVA, encoded by the coding sequence ATGAACGTCCTGGAGTTCGACCGCCTGCGCGTGACCATCGGCAACCGGCCGATCCTGCGCGAGGTCACGCTGGCCGTGCGACCCGGCGAGGCGGTCGGCCTGGTCGGCGAGTCCGGATCCGGCAAGTCGATCACCGTCCGGTCGGTGCTGCGCATGCTGCCGGCGGGTGCGACGGCCGAGGGAAGCGTCCGCCTCCTCGGAGCGGAGATCGGCGAACTCGACCGGGCGGCCCTGCGCAGGGTCCGCTCGCACGACGTGGCAATGGTCTTCCAGGACCCGCGTGCCACCGTCAACCCGGTCCGCACGATCGGTGACTTCCTCACCGAGGTGCTGCGCGACCAGGGTGTCTCCCGGCGGGACGCGGGACGGCGAGCCGCCGGGCTGCTCGCCGACGTCGGCGTCGACCACGTCGGGCGGCGGATGCGGCAGCGCCCGCACGAGCTCTCCGGCGGCCTGCTGCAACGCGTGGTGATCGCGGCGGCGCTGGCCACCGAGCCGAAGCTGATCCTGGCCGACGAGCCGACCACCGCGCTCGACGTGACCACGCAGGAGGAGGTGGTGGCGATCCTCGGCGAGCAGCGGCACCAGCGGAACGCCGCGCTGCTGTTCGTCTCGCACGACCTGGAGCTGGCGGCGGCGGTCTGCGACCGGATCGCGGTGATGTACGCCGGCGAGATCGTCGAGATCCTCCCCGCGGCCCGGCTGCACGAGGACGCCCGGCATCCCTACACGCGGGCGCTGCTGCGCTCCCGGCCCGGCACGGTGCCGCCCGGATCCCGCCTGCGGACGGTGCCCGGGATCCCGCAGGCGGCGTTCGACGCCCCGGCCGGCTGCGTCTTCGCGGATCGCTGCGGACACGCGACACCCCACTGCTTTTCGGTACGCCCGGAGCCACGTCCCGCCGGCGCCGGCCTGGCCGCCTGTCACCTGCTGGGAGAGCCGCATGTCGCTTGA
- a CDS encoding ABC transporter substrate-binding protein yields the protein MIVGKKWAGPALALTLAMTGCGGGGRPAAAETFELTETTPAATGDVASVTWALPAGEPASLDPARTGDYSANTVGTNLCESLLRLNTDYSTSPGLASEVTQRDATTVVITVRDGVRFWDGAALTAEDVVYSLRRNLDPRLASYSAHVFANVASIDKTGPLEVTVRFRTPDMQFIPDLAGVPGAIVEERFATRAAARFGTASGGLMCTGPFRLDGWQSGRKITLKRNDAYWDAGRRAKAATFQFVFLTDSSTLTSALLSGEVDGVYGAPAGSIAALRKTGAGRLYFGPSTETVSLGAVAADGPAADPRIRQALDLAIDKGSFVTSVLKGAGEPLKTFTPPLAWSGSPAKSVYDAGYAALPDTAKADLGAARQLVTDAAPSRRDLVVALPAGDQSLLQTATIAQAAAQRIGLTMTIRQLQPAEFSGLFYDPGLRDGIDFIATTGYLEVPGALYYAPGFVLKGATFNWTHYDNPEVTRNITAAVSATDPAASARAFVAAQAIYGPAKLQITLAESYNRLFLNKRITGAPASFSYISSAWAALVGQA from the coding sequence ATGATTGTCGGGAAAAAGTGGGCGGGCCCGGCGCTCGCCCTCACGCTGGCGATGACCGGCTGCGGCGGTGGCGGCCGGCCGGCGGCCGCGGAGACGTTCGAGCTGACCGAGACCACCCCGGCCGCGACCGGCGACGTGGCGAGCGTGACCTGGGCGCTGCCCGCCGGCGAGCCGGCGTCCCTCGACCCGGCCCGGACCGGCGACTACTCGGCCAACACGGTGGGCACCAACCTCTGTGAGAGCCTGCTCCGGCTGAACACCGACTACTCCACCTCGCCCGGCCTGGCCAGCGAGGTCACCCAGCGGGACGCCACCACCGTGGTGATCACCGTGCGGGACGGCGTGCGGTTCTGGGACGGGGCCGCGCTGACCGCCGAGGACGTGGTCTACAGCCTGCGGCGGAACCTGGATCCCCGGCTGGCCTCCTACAGCGCGCACGTCTTCGCCAACGTCGCCTCGATCGACAAGACCGGACCGCTGGAGGTCACGGTCCGGTTCCGGACCCCGGACATGCAGTTCATCCCGGACCTGGCCGGCGTGCCCGGTGCGATCGTCGAGGAGAGATTCGCGACCAGGGCGGCCGCCCGGTTCGGCACCGCGAGCGGCGGGCTGATGTGCACCGGGCCGTTCCGGCTGGACGGCTGGCAGAGCGGCCGGAAGATCACGCTGAAGCGGAACGACGCGTACTGGGACGCCGGGCGCCGGGCGAAGGCGGCCACCTTCCAGTTCGTCTTCCTGACCGACAGCAGCACGCTGACCAGTGCCCTGCTCTCCGGTGAGGTGGACGGCGTGTACGGCGCGCCGGCCGGGAGCATCGCCGCGCTGCGCAAGACCGGCGCCGGCAGGCTGTACTTCGGGCCGAGCACCGAGACGGTCAGCCTGGGTGCCGTCGCCGCCGACGGGCCGGCCGCCGACCCGCGGATCCGGCAGGCCCTGGACCTGGCCATCGACAAGGGCAGCTTCGTGACGAGCGTGCTCAAGGGTGCCGGCGAGCCGCTGAAGACCTTCACCCCGCCGCTCGCCTGGTCCGGCAGCCCGGCCAAGAGCGTCTACGACGCCGGGTACGCCGCCCTGCCGGACACCGCGAAGGCCGACCTGGGCGCGGCGAGGCAACTGGTCACCGACGCCGCGCCGAGCCGCCGGGACCTGGTCGTGGCGCTGCCGGCCGGCGACCAGTCGCTGCTGCAGACAGCCACCATCGCGCAGGCCGCGGCCCAGCGGATCGGCCTGACCATGACGATCAGGCAGCTGCAGCCGGCCGAGTTCTCAGGGCTCTTCTACGACCCGGGGCTGCGCGACGGCATCGACTTCATCGCCACCACCGGGTACCTCGAGGTACCGGGTGCGCTGTACTACGCGCCGGGCTTCGTGCTCAAGGGCGCCACGTTCAACTGGACCCACTACGACAACCCGGAGGTCACCAGGAACATCACCGCCGCGGTGTCGGCCACCGACCCGGCCGCGTCGGCGCGGGCCTTCGTGGCCGCGCAGGCGATCTACGGGCCGGCGAAGCTGCAGATCACGCTGGCCGAGTCGTACAACCGGCTGTTCCTGAACAAGCGGATCACCGGGGCGCCGGCGTCGTTCAGCTACATCTCGTCGGCCTGGGCCGCCCTGGTCGGGCAAGCATGA
- a CDS encoding TetR/AcrR family transcriptional regulator: MTSTTTTGQERKAPGRPRNAQADEAILDAVLTLMADGQSAAAISIESVAAKAGVGKATIYRRWPNKEALLIDAVRGMKGPIPELAGLSVRDDLIALVTANRSSRVQDYGKVTACLLPELMKDEQLRQMHHAVMEPRREVMRGILRRGMASGELRPDLNVDLTVLMLSGPGMMHGLFGSATGVADEDLPEALVDALLRGAAA; encoded by the coding sequence ATGACCAGCACCACGACGACCGGCCAGGAGCGCAAGGCTCCTGGCCGGCCCCGCAACGCCCAGGCCGACGAGGCGATTCTCGACGCGGTGCTCACGCTGATGGCCGACGGGCAGAGCGCCGCCGCCATCTCGATCGAGTCGGTGGCGGCGAAAGCGGGCGTCGGTAAGGCCACCATCTACCGCCGCTGGCCGAACAAGGAGGCGCTGCTGATCGACGCGGTCCGGGGCATGAAGGGCCCGATCCCGGAGCTGGCCGGCCTCTCCGTCCGCGACGACCTGATCGCCCTGGTCACCGCGAACCGCTCGTCCCGGGTGCAGGACTACGGCAAGGTGACCGCCTGCCTGCTGCCCGAGCTGATGAAGGACGAGCAGCTGCGGCAGATGCACCACGCGGTGATGGAACCGCGCCGCGAGGTGATGCGCGGGATCCTGCGCCGTGGCATGGCCAGCGGCGAGTTGCGCCCCGACCTCAACGTCGACCTCACCGTCCTGATGCTCTCCGGCCCCGGGATGATGCACGGTCTGTTCGGCTCGGCCACCGGCGTGGCCGACGAGGACCTCCCGGAAGCCCTGGTCGACGCCCTGCTGCGCGGCGCCGCCGCCTAA
- a CDS encoding ABC transporter permease gives MIGFVGRKLAGVVATIAVASVVIFGALYLAPGDPASLLAGGHEVTPATMAAIRARYHLDEPFWAQYWHWLSGLLSGDPGTSMAGNEPVTALISARIGTTALLVAYASLLIVIFGVAAGILGGTAGRAVDGALTVTTTVLMAAPAFVAAILLIWIFATELSWFPVFGSGDGFGDRIHHLTLPALALSGGYLAYVSRITRTEVRTELAADHVAAARARGLPRRAVLRRHVLRNAAPPILAVSGVTVAGLFAGTAVAEQAFGVNGLGSLLVQSAARQDLVVVQVLSLLLVSAFVVVNMLVDVLNAALDPRLVAG, from the coding sequence ATGATCGGCTTCGTCGGCCGCAAGCTCGCCGGGGTGGTGGCCACCATCGCGGTGGCCAGCGTGGTGATCTTCGGCGCGTTGTACCTGGCACCCGGGGACCCGGCGAGCCTCCTGGCGGGCGGCCACGAGGTCACCCCGGCGACCATGGCGGCGATCCGGGCGCGGTACCACCTGGACGAGCCGTTCTGGGCGCAGTACTGGCACTGGCTGTCCGGCCTGCTCAGCGGGGACCCGGGGACCTCGATGGCGGGCAACGAGCCGGTCACCGCGTTGATCTCGGCGCGGATCGGCACCACGGCGCTGCTGGTGGCGTACGCATCGCTCCTGATCGTGATCTTCGGGGTGGCCGCCGGGATCCTCGGCGGGACGGCGGGCCGGGCGGTCGACGGGGCGCTCACCGTGACCACCACGGTGCTGATGGCCGCACCCGCCTTCGTCGCCGCGATCCTGCTCATCTGGATCTTCGCCACCGAGCTGTCCTGGTTCCCAGTGTTCGGCTCCGGCGACGGCTTCGGGGACCGGATCCACCACCTGACGCTGCCGGCGCTCGCGCTCAGCGGCGGCTATCTGGCCTACGTCAGCCGGATCACCCGCACCGAGGTCCGGACCGAGCTGGCCGCCGATCACGTGGCGGCCGCCCGGGCCCGCGGGTTGCCGCGCCGGGCGGTGCTGCGGCGGCACGTGCTGCGCAACGCCGCTCCGCCGATCCTCGCGGTCTCCGGGGTGACGGTGGCCGGGCTGTTCGCCGGGACCGCGGTGGCCGAGCAGGCGTTCGGGGTGAACGGGCTCGGGTCGCTGCTGGTGCAGAGCGCGGCTCGGCAGGACCTGGTGGTGGTGCAGGTGCTCTCGCTGCTGCTGGTCAGCGCGTTCGTCGTGGTGAACATGCTGGTGGACGTGCTGAACGCGGCGCTTGATCCACGGCTGGTGGCCGGATGA
- a CDS encoding ABC transporter permease yields MLIAILAPWLTPHDPNAVDPLNAYAGFSGEHPLGTDDLGRDLLSRLIAGTRASLAGPLVVVLAAGAAGTLLAVSAAWFGGWFDAAVSRLLDILFAFPGLVLAITVAAIFGTGFAAPVVALSLAFVPMIARVMRAAALRERNLPYIEALRVHGFSGWHICLRHLLPNLAPLLIAQAAIGFGYAMIDLASISFLGLGRQPPAADWGLMIANGQPSILAGFPQQSVAAAVAVVLTVVAFTVLAERLAARFGGGVR; encoded by the coding sequence GTGCTGATCGCGATCCTCGCACCCTGGCTCACGCCGCACGACCCGAACGCCGTCGACCCGCTCAACGCCTACGCCGGCTTCAGTGGCGAGCACCCGCTCGGCACCGACGACCTGGGCCGCGACCTGCTGTCCCGGCTCATCGCCGGTACCCGCGCCAGCCTCGCCGGCCCGCTCGTCGTGGTCCTCGCCGCCGGTGCCGCCGGCACCCTGCTCGCGGTGAGCGCCGCCTGGTTCGGCGGCTGGTTCGACGCCGCGGTCTCGCGCCTGCTGGACATCCTGTTCGCCTTCCCCGGGCTGGTCCTGGCGATCACCGTGGCGGCGATCTTCGGGACCGGCTTCGCCGCCCCGGTCGTGGCGCTGTCGCTGGCGTTCGTGCCGATGATCGCCCGGGTGATGCGGGCGGCGGCGCTGCGCGAGCGGAACCTGCCGTACATCGAGGCGCTGCGCGTGCACGGCTTCTCCGGATGGCACATCTGCCTGCGGCACCTGCTGCCGAACCTGGCGCCGCTGCTGATCGCCCAGGCCGCCATCGGCTTCGGGTACGCCATGATCGACCTGGCCTCGATCTCGTTTCTCGGCCTGGGCCGGCAGCCCCCGGCCGCCGATTGGGGCCTGATGATCGCGAACGGTCAACCGTCCATCCTGGCGGGTTTCCCGCAACAGTCCGTGGCGGCCGCCGTCGCCGTAGTGCTCACCGTGGTGGCGTTCACCGTGCTGGCCGAACGGCTGGCCGCCCGGTTCGGCGGAGGTGTCCGATGA